One Littorina saxatilis isolate snail1 linkage group LG12, US_GU_Lsax_2.0, whole genome shotgun sequence genomic region harbors:
- the LOC138982118 gene encoding prolactin-releasing peptide receptor-like: protein MSGDSTGRVQNLGSTVVPFTGTANPGEPYHSMDEVMRLTWLMSLFILFYSLIFLLGVIGNAVVAFVVIRNKAMQTITNIFITNLAVSDICMCLLAVPFTPMSYFFNSWIFGKVLCHIVPMTLCISVYVSTLTSTAIALDRYFVIVYPFKPRMKVKMCVLMIVAIWIISISISLPLGIYHEKERMGNKSTEFLCSEKWPKPQARQFFTVTSLVLQYLVPCTIITFCYAMVSLALKNRSKVKIGSGARSREREEQEIRRKKRTNNMLIAMVVIFMLCWMPLNVVLLVREYEDSVASWYYFTLIFFIAHVIAMSSTVYNPFLYAWMNDNFKKEFRMVLPCLFLGRRQSPSNSCYTQYTSVEAQPSVINRSPMKNGNDNNCTPAVTTADTTVANTIANSTANNAKDTKAFYDADSEKVHLNIAEEQVTGDT from the exons ATGTCGGGGGACAGCACGGGGAGAGTTCAGAATCTGGGGTCGACGGTGGTACCGTTCACAGGCACCGCCAACCCGGGGGAGCCTTACCACAGCATGGATGAGGTAATGCGCCTCACCTGGCTCATGTCCCTCTTCATCCTCTTCTACTCGCTCATATTCCTGCTGGGCGTCATCGGCAACGCCGTGGTAGCCTTCGTCGTCATCCGGAACAAGGCCATGCAGACCATCACCAACATCTTCATCACCAACCTGGCCGTCTCCGACATCTGCATGTGCCTGCTGGCCGTGCCCTTTACGCCCATGTCCTACTTCTTCAACTCGTGGATCTTCGGCAAGGTGCTGTGCCACATCGTGCCCATGACGCTCTGCATCAGCGTCTACGTGTCCACGCTGACCTCCACCGCCATCGCCCTGGACCGCTACTTCGTTATCGTCTACCCCTTCAAGCCACGCATGAAGGTCAAGATGTGCGTGCTGATGATCGTGGCCATCTGGATCATCTCCATCTCCATCTCGCTGCCGCTGGGCATCTATCACGAGAAGGAGCGCATGGGCAACAAGTCCACGGAGTTCCTGTGCTCGGAGAAGTGGCCCAAGCCCCAGGCCCGTCAGTTCTTCACCGTCACCAGCCTGGTGCTGCAGTACCTGGTGCCCTGCACCATCATCACCTTCTGCTACGCCATGGTGTCGCTCGCCCTGAAGAATAGATCCAAG GTGAAGATCGGGAGCGGCGCGCGGTCGCGTGAGCGCGAGGAGCAGGAGATCAGGCGCAAGAAGCGCACCAATAACATGCTGATCGCCATGGTGGTCATCTTTATGCTGTGCTGGATGCCCCTCAACGTCGTCCTGCTCGTGCGCGAGTACGAAGACTCCGTGGCCTCCTGGTACTACTTCACGCTCATCTTCTTCATCGCCCACGTCATCGCCATGAGCTCCACCGTCTACAACCCCTTCCTGTACGCCTGGATGAACGACAACTTCAAGAAGGAGTTCAGGATGGTTCTGCCCTGCCTCTTCTTGGGCCGGCGCCAGAGCCCTTCCAACAGCTGCTACACCCAGTACACCAGCGTGGAGGCTCAACCCTCCGTCATCAACCGCTCGCCCATGAAGAACGGCAACGACAACAACTGTACCCCTGCCGTCACCACCGCCGATACCACCGTCGCTAACACCATCGCCAACAGCACGGCCAACAATGCCAAAGACACTAAGGCCTTCTACGACGCCGACTCTGAGAAGGTGCATCTCAACATCGCGGAGGAGCAAGTGACGGGGGACACCTGA